A stretch of Sulfurimonas autotrophica DSM 16294 DNA encodes these proteins:
- the maf gene encoding septum formation inhibitor Maf: MRIRLCSSSQTRAMLLEKAGIDFIQESVDFDEESIIASCPKNFVYQATLGKYEANLKAFGYEDYPLLVADTVVTSQGHILRKARCKDDARNILMTQSGNITSIITCMIYHSKKKKIIDISKTDYLFDEFNQESLENYLDSGDWRGKAGACMVEGFCKSYIKEVKGYESTAMGLCVEVLQTFMGES; the protein is encoded by the coding sequence ATGCGTATTAGACTCTGTTCCTCATCCCAAACACGCGCCATGCTATTAGAAAAAGCAGGCATTGATTTTATTCAAGAGAGTGTTGATTTTGATGAAGAGAGCATTATTGCAAGTTGCCCGAAAAATTTTGTTTATCAGGCAACTCTAGGCAAATACGAAGCAAACCTCAAAGCATTCGGATATGAAGACTATCCGCTTTTGGTGGCTGACACGGTGGTTACAAGTCAAGGGCATATTTTAAGAAAAGCACGCTGCAAAGATGATGCCCGTAATATTTTAATGACACAAAGCGGAAATATTACGAGCATCATTACATGTATGATATATCATTCAAAAAAGAAAAAAATTATAGATATTTCAAAAACAGACTATTTGTTTGATGAGTTTAATCAAGAGAGCTTAGAAAATTATTTAGACAGCGGTGATTGGCGCGGTAAAGCCGGAGCCTGCATGGTCGAAGGGTTTTGTAAATCTTACATTAAAGAAGTCAAAGGGTATGAAAGTACTGCGATGGGTCTTTGTGTCGAAGTTTTACAAACATTTATGGGTGAGTCGTGA